A window of the Henckelia pumila isolate YLH828 chromosome 3, ASM3356847v2, whole genome shotgun sequence genome harbors these coding sequences:
- the LOC140893625 gene encoding BEL1-like homeodomain protein 7 isoform X1, whose translation MMLMWEILAKKEILETKFMAAYFPTSNSQSDPATMLYSRDTLPGSYSETPVIPGNTMMYMNFSPSSGPFSNALAGNSQRQSTCFEIQPAGNSEPGSSQQEIMLNFGGSRIVEHDLSSWKDGRNEMLMMQPMNGAPSVLQGQGLSLSLGTHIPSGMQISPIPYQNDTSSFSPFLGPNPSISNDERGGNQSFEEDDNSRTRQLSYNEYMLSCIQGTSADAIKTDSYGMSSMTRAIPSSKYLKAAQQLLDEVVNVKKAIKEQNSKKELVNDSKEADRGLGDGVSDPSQAGVSSAPPGSTSNSTSELPAAEKQDLQNRLTKLLAMLDEVDRRYKQYYHQMKIVVSSFDVIAGSGAAKPYTALALLTISRHFRCLRDAINDQIQVARKNLGEQDDSSNGKGIVISRLRYVDKQLRQQRALQQLGMMPQHAWRPQRGLPETSVSILRAWLFEHFLHPYPKDSDKIMLARQTGLTRSQVSNWFINARVRLWKPMVEEMYKEETGDTEVDSNSSSETTPRTAKTDSKTSQDKGEDFQQTSASSSQHLASNSIPLPDIEMMEPGNSPTFQPPSKYCTRKSGDEQRQIDETTLFHDSMGLPNYGTDRYIEAAYHISEFERFGNGSGKISLTLGLQQSAGGSIPICNETRNGFVNIRGSDAYNAPDLAMETETAEFDCMDPENRQQRFVPTRLLHDFVA comes from the exons ATGATGTTGAT GTGGGAGATTTTAGCCAAGAAGGAAATTCTTGAAACAAAATTCATGGCTGCATATTTTCCAACATCAAACAGTCAAAGCGACCCTGCAACGATGCTCTATTCAAGGGATACTTTGCCTGGTTCTTATTCAGAAACACCAGTTATTCCTGGAAACACGATGATGTATATGAATTTCTCGCCTTCCTCAGGGCCGTTTTCCAATGCACTTGCTGGGAACTCTCAAAGGCAAAGCACCTGTTTCGAAATTCAGCCTGCTGGCAATTCCGAGCCCGGCTCATCTCAACAAGAAATAATGCTAAATTTTGGAGGTTCTCGAATTGTAGAACATGATTTAAGCTCGTGGAAAGATGGTAGAAACGAGATGCTAATGATGCAGCCCATGAATGGTGCCCCCAGTGTTCTTCAAGGTCAAGGATTATCCCTCAGTCTTGGTACACATATACCCTCAGGGATGCAGATATCACCGATCCCGTATCAGAATGATACTTCCAGTTTCTCTCCGTTCTTGGGTCCGAACCCATCAATCTCTAATGATGAGAGAGGTGGGAACCAGTCTTTCGAAGAAGATGACAATTCACGAACTAGGCAACTGAGTTATAATGAATATATGCTTTCTTGTATTCAAGGAACCAGTGCTGATGCAATAAAAACTGATTCATATGGCATGTCGAGTATGACACGAGCCATTCCTAGCTCAAAATACCTGAAAGCTGCACAACAACTGCTTGATGAAGTTGTTAATGTCAAAAAAGCTATTAAGGAACAAAATTCCAAGAAAGAGTTGGTAAACGACTCAAAAGAAGCTGATAGGGGCTTGGGAGATGGTGTTTCAGATCCTTCTCAAGCAGGGGTATCGTCGGCTCCACCTGGGTCGACCAGCAACTCCACTAGTGAACTTCCAGCTGCTGAGAAGCAGGATTTGCAAAATAGATTGACAAAGCTTTTGGCGATGTTGGATGAG GTTGACAGGAGATACAAGCAGTATTACCACCAGATGAAGATAGTGGTGTCTTCCTTTGATGTGATAGCTGGATCTGGGGCAGCTAAACCGTACACAGCACTTGCCCTCCTCACAATTTCTCGACATTTTCGCTGCTTGCGCGATGCTATAAATGACCAGATTCAAGTTGCACGAAAAAACCTTGGTGAGCAAGATGATTCTTCAAATGGCAAAGGGATCGTCATATCTCGCCTACGTTACGTGGACAAGCAACTCAGACAACAGAGAGCCCTTCAGCAGCTCGGAATGATGCCACAGCATGCGTGGAGGCCACAGAGGGGACTTCCTGAAACATCTGTTTCGATCTTGCGTGCTTGGCTTTTTGAGCACTTCCTCCATCC ATATCCGAAAGATTCTGACAAGATAATGCTAGCGAGGCAAACTGGACTAACAAGAAGTCAG GTCTCAAACTGGTTCATAAATGCCCGAGTCCGGCTTTGGAAGCCCATGGTTGAAGAAATGTACAAAGAAGAGACCGGTGACACGGAAGTCGACTCTAATTCTTCATCAGAAACCACGCCAAGAACCGCAAAAACcgattccaaaacatctcagGATAAAGGAGAAGATTTTCAGCAAACCTCTGCTTCCTCTAGCCAGCACCTTGCCTCGAATTCCATTCCCTTGCCCGACATAGAAATGATGGAACCAGGTAACAGTCCCACTTTCCAACCTCCAAGCAAGTACTGTACAAGAAAATCAGGAGACGAGCAAAGGCAAATTGATGAAACTACTCTCTTTCATGATTCTATGGGACTTCCGAATTATGGTACCGACCGATATATCGAAGCTGCATACCATATTTCGGAGTTTGAAAGATTTGGCAACGGCAGTGGAAAGATTTCACTCACACTAGGATTGCAGCAGAGCGCGGGCGGTAGCATTCCTATTTGTAATGAAACTCGCAATGGTTTTGTGAATATAAGAGGATCTGATGCATACAATGCCCCAGACTTGGCTATGGAGACTGAGACTGCAGAATTTGATTGTATGGATCCTGAAAATCGGCAGCAGCGGTTTGTACCGACCCGTCTTTTACACGACTTTGTAGCGTGA
- the LOC140893625 gene encoding BEL1-like homeodomain protein 7 isoform X2, whose protein sequence is MIKQWEILAKKEILETKFMAAYFPTSNSQSDPATMLYSRDTLPGSYSETPVIPGNTMMYMNFSPSSGPFSNALAGNSQRQSTCFEIQPAGNSEPGSSQQEIMLNFGGSRIVEHDLSSWKDGRNEMLMMQPMNGAPSVLQGQGLSLSLGTHIPSGMQISPIPYQNDTSSFSPFLGPNPSISNDERGGNQSFEEDDNSRTRQLSYNEYMLSCIQGTSADAIKTDSYGMSSMTRAIPSSKYLKAAQQLLDEVVNVKKAIKEQNSKKELVNDSKEADRGLGDGVSDPSQAGVSSAPPGSTSNSTSELPAAEKQDLQNRLTKLLAMLDEVDRRYKQYYHQMKIVVSSFDVIAGSGAAKPYTALALLTISRHFRCLRDAINDQIQVARKNLGEQDDSSNGKGIVISRLRYVDKQLRQQRALQQLGMMPQHAWRPQRGLPETSVSILRAWLFEHFLHPYPKDSDKIMLARQTGLTRSQVSNWFINARVRLWKPMVEEMYKEETGDTEVDSNSSSETTPRTAKTDSKTSQDKGEDFQQTSASSSQHLASNSIPLPDIEMMEPGNSPTFQPPSKYCTRKSGDEQRQIDETTLFHDSMGLPNYGTDRYIEAAYHISEFERFGNGSGKISLTLGLQQSAGGSIPICNETRNGFVNIRGSDAYNAPDLAMETETAEFDCMDPENRQQRFVPTRLLHDFVA, encoded by the exons ATGATCAAGCA GTGGGAGATTTTAGCCAAGAAGGAAATTCTTGAAACAAAATTCATGGCTGCATATTTTCCAACATCAAACAGTCAAAGCGACCCTGCAACGATGCTCTATTCAAGGGATACTTTGCCTGGTTCTTATTCAGAAACACCAGTTATTCCTGGAAACACGATGATGTATATGAATTTCTCGCCTTCCTCAGGGCCGTTTTCCAATGCACTTGCTGGGAACTCTCAAAGGCAAAGCACCTGTTTCGAAATTCAGCCTGCTGGCAATTCCGAGCCCGGCTCATCTCAACAAGAAATAATGCTAAATTTTGGAGGTTCTCGAATTGTAGAACATGATTTAAGCTCGTGGAAAGATGGTAGAAACGAGATGCTAATGATGCAGCCCATGAATGGTGCCCCCAGTGTTCTTCAAGGTCAAGGATTATCCCTCAGTCTTGGTACACATATACCCTCAGGGATGCAGATATCACCGATCCCGTATCAGAATGATACTTCCAGTTTCTCTCCGTTCTTGGGTCCGAACCCATCAATCTCTAATGATGAGAGAGGTGGGAACCAGTCTTTCGAAGAAGATGACAATTCACGAACTAGGCAACTGAGTTATAATGAATATATGCTTTCTTGTATTCAAGGAACCAGTGCTGATGCAATAAAAACTGATTCATATGGCATGTCGAGTATGACACGAGCCATTCCTAGCTCAAAATACCTGAAAGCTGCACAACAACTGCTTGATGAAGTTGTTAATGTCAAAAAAGCTATTAAGGAACAAAATTCCAAGAAAGAGTTGGTAAACGACTCAAAAGAAGCTGATAGGGGCTTGGGAGATGGTGTTTCAGATCCTTCTCAAGCAGGGGTATCGTCGGCTCCACCTGGGTCGACCAGCAACTCCACTAGTGAACTTCCAGCTGCTGAGAAGCAGGATTTGCAAAATAGATTGACAAAGCTTTTGGCGATGTTGGATGAG GTTGACAGGAGATACAAGCAGTATTACCACCAGATGAAGATAGTGGTGTCTTCCTTTGATGTGATAGCTGGATCTGGGGCAGCTAAACCGTACACAGCACTTGCCCTCCTCACAATTTCTCGACATTTTCGCTGCTTGCGCGATGCTATAAATGACCAGATTCAAGTTGCACGAAAAAACCTTGGTGAGCAAGATGATTCTTCAAATGGCAAAGGGATCGTCATATCTCGCCTACGTTACGTGGACAAGCAACTCAGACAACAGAGAGCCCTTCAGCAGCTCGGAATGATGCCACAGCATGCGTGGAGGCCACAGAGGGGACTTCCTGAAACATCTGTTTCGATCTTGCGTGCTTGGCTTTTTGAGCACTTCCTCCATCC ATATCCGAAAGATTCTGACAAGATAATGCTAGCGAGGCAAACTGGACTAACAAGAAGTCAG GTCTCAAACTGGTTCATAAATGCCCGAGTCCGGCTTTGGAAGCCCATGGTTGAAGAAATGTACAAAGAAGAGACCGGTGACACGGAAGTCGACTCTAATTCTTCATCAGAAACCACGCCAAGAACCGCAAAAACcgattccaaaacatctcagGATAAAGGAGAAGATTTTCAGCAAACCTCTGCTTCCTCTAGCCAGCACCTTGCCTCGAATTCCATTCCCTTGCCCGACATAGAAATGATGGAACCAGGTAACAGTCCCACTTTCCAACCTCCAAGCAAGTACTGTACAAGAAAATCAGGAGACGAGCAAAGGCAAATTGATGAAACTACTCTCTTTCATGATTCTATGGGACTTCCGAATTATGGTACCGACCGATATATCGAAGCTGCATACCATATTTCGGAGTTTGAAAGATTTGGCAACGGCAGTGGAAAGATTTCACTCACACTAGGATTGCAGCAGAGCGCGGGCGGTAGCATTCCTATTTGTAATGAAACTCGCAATGGTTTTGTGAATATAAGAGGATCTGATGCATACAATGCCCCAGACTTGGCTATGGAGACTGAGACTGCAGAATTTGATTGTATGGATCCTGAAAATCGGCAGCAGCGGTTTGTACCGACCCGTCTTTTACACGACTTTGTAGCGTGA
- the LOC140893625 gene encoding BEL1-like homeodomain protein 7 isoform X3 yields the protein MWEILAKKEILETKFMAAYFPTSNSQSDPATMLYSRDTLPGSYSETPVIPGNTMMYMNFSPSSGPFSNALAGNSQRQSTCFEIQPAGNSEPGSSQQEIMLNFGGSRIVEHDLSSWKDGRNEMLMMQPMNGAPSVLQGQGLSLSLGTHIPSGMQISPIPYQNDTSSFSPFLGPNPSISNDERGGNQSFEEDDNSRTRQLSYNEYMLSCIQGTSADAIKTDSYGMSSMTRAIPSSKYLKAAQQLLDEVVNVKKAIKEQNSKKELVNDSKEADRGLGDGVSDPSQAGVSSAPPGSTSNSTSELPAAEKQDLQNRLTKLLAMLDEVDRRYKQYYHQMKIVVSSFDVIAGSGAAKPYTALALLTISRHFRCLRDAINDQIQVARKNLGEQDDSSNGKGIVISRLRYVDKQLRQQRALQQLGMMPQHAWRPQRGLPETSVSILRAWLFEHFLHPYPKDSDKIMLARQTGLTRSQVSNWFINARVRLWKPMVEEMYKEETGDTEVDSNSSSETTPRTAKTDSKTSQDKGEDFQQTSASSSQHLASNSIPLPDIEMMEPGNSPTFQPPSKYCTRKSGDEQRQIDETTLFHDSMGLPNYGTDRYIEAAYHISEFERFGNGSGKISLTLGLQQSAGGSIPICNETRNGFVNIRGSDAYNAPDLAMETETAEFDCMDPENRQQRFVPTRLLHDFVA from the exons AT GTGGGAGATTTTAGCCAAGAAGGAAATTCTTGAAACAAAATTCATGGCTGCATATTTTCCAACATCAAACAGTCAAAGCGACCCTGCAACGATGCTCTATTCAAGGGATACTTTGCCTGGTTCTTATTCAGAAACACCAGTTATTCCTGGAAACACGATGATGTATATGAATTTCTCGCCTTCCTCAGGGCCGTTTTCCAATGCACTTGCTGGGAACTCTCAAAGGCAAAGCACCTGTTTCGAAATTCAGCCTGCTGGCAATTCCGAGCCCGGCTCATCTCAACAAGAAATAATGCTAAATTTTGGAGGTTCTCGAATTGTAGAACATGATTTAAGCTCGTGGAAAGATGGTAGAAACGAGATGCTAATGATGCAGCCCATGAATGGTGCCCCCAGTGTTCTTCAAGGTCAAGGATTATCCCTCAGTCTTGGTACACATATACCCTCAGGGATGCAGATATCACCGATCCCGTATCAGAATGATACTTCCAGTTTCTCTCCGTTCTTGGGTCCGAACCCATCAATCTCTAATGATGAGAGAGGTGGGAACCAGTCTTTCGAAGAAGATGACAATTCACGAACTAGGCAACTGAGTTATAATGAATATATGCTTTCTTGTATTCAAGGAACCAGTGCTGATGCAATAAAAACTGATTCATATGGCATGTCGAGTATGACACGAGCCATTCCTAGCTCAAAATACCTGAAAGCTGCACAACAACTGCTTGATGAAGTTGTTAATGTCAAAAAAGCTATTAAGGAACAAAATTCCAAGAAAGAGTTGGTAAACGACTCAAAAGAAGCTGATAGGGGCTTGGGAGATGGTGTTTCAGATCCTTCTCAAGCAGGGGTATCGTCGGCTCCACCTGGGTCGACCAGCAACTCCACTAGTGAACTTCCAGCTGCTGAGAAGCAGGATTTGCAAAATAGATTGACAAAGCTTTTGGCGATGTTGGATGAG GTTGACAGGAGATACAAGCAGTATTACCACCAGATGAAGATAGTGGTGTCTTCCTTTGATGTGATAGCTGGATCTGGGGCAGCTAAACCGTACACAGCACTTGCCCTCCTCACAATTTCTCGACATTTTCGCTGCTTGCGCGATGCTATAAATGACCAGATTCAAGTTGCACGAAAAAACCTTGGTGAGCAAGATGATTCTTCAAATGGCAAAGGGATCGTCATATCTCGCCTACGTTACGTGGACAAGCAACTCAGACAACAGAGAGCCCTTCAGCAGCTCGGAATGATGCCACAGCATGCGTGGAGGCCACAGAGGGGACTTCCTGAAACATCTGTTTCGATCTTGCGTGCTTGGCTTTTTGAGCACTTCCTCCATCC ATATCCGAAAGATTCTGACAAGATAATGCTAGCGAGGCAAACTGGACTAACAAGAAGTCAG GTCTCAAACTGGTTCATAAATGCCCGAGTCCGGCTTTGGAAGCCCATGGTTGAAGAAATGTACAAAGAAGAGACCGGTGACACGGAAGTCGACTCTAATTCTTCATCAGAAACCACGCCAAGAACCGCAAAAACcgattccaaaacatctcagGATAAAGGAGAAGATTTTCAGCAAACCTCTGCTTCCTCTAGCCAGCACCTTGCCTCGAATTCCATTCCCTTGCCCGACATAGAAATGATGGAACCAGGTAACAGTCCCACTTTCCAACCTCCAAGCAAGTACTGTACAAGAAAATCAGGAGACGAGCAAAGGCAAATTGATGAAACTACTCTCTTTCATGATTCTATGGGACTTCCGAATTATGGTACCGACCGATATATCGAAGCTGCATACCATATTTCGGAGTTTGAAAGATTTGGCAACGGCAGTGGAAAGATTTCACTCACACTAGGATTGCAGCAGAGCGCGGGCGGTAGCATTCCTATTTGTAATGAAACTCGCAATGGTTTTGTGAATATAAGAGGATCTGATGCATACAATGCCCCAGACTTGGCTATGGAGACTGAGACTGCAGAATTTGATTGTATGGATCCTGAAAATCGGCAGCAGCGGTTTGTACCGACCCGTCTTTTACACGACTTTGTAGCGTGA
- the LOC140893625 gene encoding BEL1-like homeodomain protein 7 isoform X4, whose amino-acid sequence MAAYFPTSNSQSDPATMLYSRDTLPGSYSETPVIPGNTMMYMNFSPSSGPFSNALAGNSQRQSTCFEIQPAGNSEPGSSQQEIMLNFGGSRIVEHDLSSWKDGRNEMLMMQPMNGAPSVLQGQGLSLSLGTHIPSGMQISPIPYQNDTSSFSPFLGPNPSISNDERGGNQSFEEDDNSRTRQLSYNEYMLSCIQGTSADAIKTDSYGMSSMTRAIPSSKYLKAAQQLLDEVVNVKKAIKEQNSKKELVNDSKEADRGLGDGVSDPSQAGVSSAPPGSTSNSTSELPAAEKQDLQNRLTKLLAMLDEVDRRYKQYYHQMKIVVSSFDVIAGSGAAKPYTALALLTISRHFRCLRDAINDQIQVARKNLGEQDDSSNGKGIVISRLRYVDKQLRQQRALQQLGMMPQHAWRPQRGLPETSVSILRAWLFEHFLHPYPKDSDKIMLARQTGLTRSQVSNWFINARVRLWKPMVEEMYKEETGDTEVDSNSSSETTPRTAKTDSKTSQDKGEDFQQTSASSSQHLASNSIPLPDIEMMEPGNSPTFQPPSKYCTRKSGDEQRQIDETTLFHDSMGLPNYGTDRYIEAAYHISEFERFGNGSGKISLTLGLQQSAGGSIPICNETRNGFVNIRGSDAYNAPDLAMETETAEFDCMDPENRQQRFVPTRLLHDFVA is encoded by the exons ATGGCTGCATATTTTCCAACATCAAACAGTCAAAGCGACCCTGCAACGATGCTCTATTCAAGGGATACTTTGCCTGGTTCTTATTCAGAAACACCAGTTATTCCTGGAAACACGATGATGTATATGAATTTCTCGCCTTCCTCAGGGCCGTTTTCCAATGCACTTGCTGGGAACTCTCAAAGGCAAAGCACCTGTTTCGAAATTCAGCCTGCTGGCAATTCCGAGCCCGGCTCATCTCAACAAGAAATAATGCTAAATTTTGGAGGTTCTCGAATTGTAGAACATGATTTAAGCTCGTGGAAAGATGGTAGAAACGAGATGCTAATGATGCAGCCCATGAATGGTGCCCCCAGTGTTCTTCAAGGTCAAGGATTATCCCTCAGTCTTGGTACACATATACCCTCAGGGATGCAGATATCACCGATCCCGTATCAGAATGATACTTCCAGTTTCTCTCCGTTCTTGGGTCCGAACCCATCAATCTCTAATGATGAGAGAGGTGGGAACCAGTCTTTCGAAGAAGATGACAATTCACGAACTAGGCAACTGAGTTATAATGAATATATGCTTTCTTGTATTCAAGGAACCAGTGCTGATGCAATAAAAACTGATTCATATGGCATGTCGAGTATGACACGAGCCATTCCTAGCTCAAAATACCTGAAAGCTGCACAACAACTGCTTGATGAAGTTGTTAATGTCAAAAAAGCTATTAAGGAACAAAATTCCAAGAAAGAGTTGGTAAACGACTCAAAAGAAGCTGATAGGGGCTTGGGAGATGGTGTTTCAGATCCTTCTCAAGCAGGGGTATCGTCGGCTCCACCTGGGTCGACCAGCAACTCCACTAGTGAACTTCCAGCTGCTGAGAAGCAGGATTTGCAAAATAGATTGACAAAGCTTTTGGCGATGTTGGATGAG GTTGACAGGAGATACAAGCAGTATTACCACCAGATGAAGATAGTGGTGTCTTCCTTTGATGTGATAGCTGGATCTGGGGCAGCTAAACCGTACACAGCACTTGCCCTCCTCACAATTTCTCGACATTTTCGCTGCTTGCGCGATGCTATAAATGACCAGATTCAAGTTGCACGAAAAAACCTTGGTGAGCAAGATGATTCTTCAAATGGCAAAGGGATCGTCATATCTCGCCTACGTTACGTGGACAAGCAACTCAGACAACAGAGAGCCCTTCAGCAGCTCGGAATGATGCCACAGCATGCGTGGAGGCCACAGAGGGGACTTCCTGAAACATCTGTTTCGATCTTGCGTGCTTGGCTTTTTGAGCACTTCCTCCATCC ATATCCGAAAGATTCTGACAAGATAATGCTAGCGAGGCAAACTGGACTAACAAGAAGTCAG GTCTCAAACTGGTTCATAAATGCCCGAGTCCGGCTTTGGAAGCCCATGGTTGAAGAAATGTACAAAGAAGAGACCGGTGACACGGAAGTCGACTCTAATTCTTCATCAGAAACCACGCCAAGAACCGCAAAAACcgattccaaaacatctcagGATAAAGGAGAAGATTTTCAGCAAACCTCTGCTTCCTCTAGCCAGCACCTTGCCTCGAATTCCATTCCCTTGCCCGACATAGAAATGATGGAACCAGGTAACAGTCCCACTTTCCAACCTCCAAGCAAGTACTGTACAAGAAAATCAGGAGACGAGCAAAGGCAAATTGATGAAACTACTCTCTTTCATGATTCTATGGGACTTCCGAATTATGGTACCGACCGATATATCGAAGCTGCATACCATATTTCGGAGTTTGAAAGATTTGGCAACGGCAGTGGAAAGATTTCACTCACACTAGGATTGCAGCAGAGCGCGGGCGGTAGCATTCCTATTTGTAATGAAACTCGCAATGGTTTTGTGAATATAAGAGGATCTGATGCATACAATGCCCCAGACTTGGCTATGGAGACTGAGACTGCAGAATTTGATTGTATGGATCCTGAAAATCGGCAGCAGCGGTTTGTACCGACCCGTCTTTTACACGACTTTGTAGCGTGA